The Montipora capricornis isolate CH-2021 chromosome 6, ASM3666992v2, whole genome shotgun sequence genome has a window encoding:
- the LOC138053892 gene encoding germ cell nuclear acidic protein-like, with the protein MASKILLLVCFFALLSPLWSLPLPLPDDDGHDDDADDDADDDDDDDDDDLDDKNDKDSTDEVDDDDEDNDNDEDPTDADDVDDDDEDPTDVDDDDEDPTDVDDVDDEDEDPSDVDDDDPTEVDN; encoded by the exons ATGGCTTCCAAGATTTTGCTCCtagtttgtttctttgcttTGCTGAGTCCCCTTTGGAGTCTTCCTTTGCCGCTCCCTGATG ACGATGGCCacgatgatgatgctgatgatgatgctgatgacgacgatgatgacgacgatgatgacctCGATGATAAAAACGATAAAGATTCTACGGACGAAGTCGATGACGATGACGAAGATAATGACAACGATGAAGATCCAACTGAtgctgatgatgttgatgatgacgatgaagatCCAACTGAcgttgatgatgacgatgaagatCCAACTGACgttgatgatgttgatgatgaagatgaagatccAAGTGACGTTGATGATGACGATCCCACTGAAGTTGACAACTAA
- the LOC138050492 gene encoding secreted acidic protein 1A-like → MASKILLLISFFALLSPLWSLPLPLPDDGGSDDVAEKEDKFDAKDDTDDDDPDDADDNGDEDPTGDDADADDDNDDDNDDYNDDEDDEDTTDVDDDDDDDDDEDPSNEDDDNDDENDDDDNDDDNDGDGDGDDDEDDEDPTDDDNDDDDHN, encoded by the exons ATGGCTTCCAAGATCTTGCTTctgatttctttctttgctttaCTGAGTCCCCTTTGGAGTCTTCCTTTGCCTCTCCCTGATG ATGGAGGCTCTGACGATGTTGCTGAAAAAGAAGATAAATTTGATGCAAAAGACGATACTGACGATGACGATCCTGATGACGCCGATGATAATGGCGATGAAGATCCTACGGGCGATGACGCTGACgctgatgatgacaatgatgatgacaacgatgATTATAATGATGACGAGGACGATGAAGATACTACTgacgttgatgatgatgatgatgatgatgacgatgaagacCCTTCGAACGAAgacgatgacaatgacgatgaaaatgatgacgatgacaatgatgatgacaacgatggtgatggtgatggtgatgatgatgaggacgaTGAAGATCCCACtgacgatgacaatgacgatgatgatcacAACTAA
- the LOC138052119 gene encoding prothymosin alpha-B-like translates to MASKTVLLFCFFALLSPFWSLPLPLPDDRGSDDVDDKEDKYDAKDDTDIDEADDNEEDPTDGDDDDDDTEDSTDDDADDDDDDDDDNDDEDPTDGDDDDDDDGDDDDGDDEDLPEDDDDDDDDDNEDPTDDDDDDDDLEDPTEDDDET, encoded by the exons ATGGCATCCAAGACTGtgcttcttttttgtttctttgctttaTTGAGTCCCTTTTGGAGTCTTCCTTTGCCTCTCCCTGATG ATAGAGGCTCTGACGATGTTGACGATAAAGAAGACAAATATGATGCAAAAGATGATACAGACATTGACGAGGCTGATGATAATGAAGAAGATCCTACTgacggtgatgatgatgacgatgatactGAAGATTCTACTGACgatgatgctgatgacgatgatgatgacgatgacgataatgatgatgaagatcCTACTgacggtgatgatgatgatgatgatgatggagatgatgatgatggtgatgatgaagATCTCcctgaagatgatgatgatgatgatgacgatgataatgaagATCCtactgacgatgatgatgatgatgatgaccttGAAGATCCTACTGAAGATGACGACGAGACGTAg